A stretch of DNA from Vulcanisaeta thermophila:
TGGGTCCTTGCTGAGGAGTATGGGATTGCCGATAACTATTTCACACCAGTGCTTTCTGAAAGCGCCCCCAACCACCTCTACTTATACGCTGCCTTCTCCCCAGTCATTGATGATTATGGCCCACCGCCATACATACCCATCCAGGAGAGTATATTCGCTGAGCTTTGTGAGTACCACGTTAGTTGGGGTTATTATGTAAATCCCAAGGAGCCCCATGAGTTACTGAGTATTAAGTACTTCTACGGGATTAAGGAGTACATGGATCATGTTCAGTCATGGGGTGATTTTATAAATGAGGTAATGAACGGTTCATTACCAGCAGTGGCGTTTGTACTGCCCGATCCAACCACAGACATGGGTCCCCCAGCTAGCGTATTAACCGGTGAGGAGTGGTTGTTGTACATTATTAATGCCGTGATGAATAGCCCCATTTGGAATTCCACGGTTATCTTCATAACCTGGGATGAATTCGGTGGTTACTATGATCATGTGGCACCACCCATTATTAATGGGGAGCCGTTGGGCGTTAGGGTACCGTTAATCGTCATATCACCCTTTGCAAAGGAGGATTATGTATCACACACGTTGTTAACGCATGCATCTATTATTGCGTTCATAGATTATAACTGGGGGTTACCAGCCCTGAATTACTACGTGGCCAGTAGCAACGTACCCCTTGACTTCTTTTACTTCAACTACACAAGACCACCAATAAGTTTACGGGGATTCCCAATACCAGGCTCCATATACCCACCCTACAATATTAATGTAACCGTAAGCAACCTGGTACGGTTGTACCCAGCGGAGCCGCAGATACCCCTTGACCAACTACCCTATTCAAGGTATGGTTCGTCAAACATAACATTACTTCAACTTAATTCTACGGTGTACGTAAGGCATAATTGGGCCTATACACCCATAATATACACCCAGGGATACCTATGGCTAGTTATGTCACTAATCATGGTGCTATTGGTCATGGCCTCCCTATACTTAAATGCCCCTAGGGATTCCCAGGCGGGTTCATTGCCCATAAAGGCCCTGGTGGTTATTGTGGCTTCAATAACAACGAGTATTATTGTGGGCCTTGTAACGTTGACCGTGGGCTTCATAAACTATATCGGTAATGTTGCCGAGTCATTACCGTTAATACTTGGTTATTTCATTGGCCTACTGGTATTCTCAATAGTGGGTTTGGTACTAATTAGGTTAGGTAATGCGTGGGCTCCATTGATAATCTCATTACTTACTCCGCTTATTCTCTACGTGGTATTTTACGAGCAAGCCGTGGTCAATTATTTAATGAATGATTCCTTCTTTTTAATTTATGGTGTCTTATCAGCGGCGCCCCTGATAATCACCATGTACCTACTTCTCAGGGTTTATGTGATCAGGGGTTCGTGGGCCGTTGGCCTTATGTACTCCATAGTATCTGGTCTGCTATCATTCTTAATAATAATAGTGGTTGCCCGTGAGTACATAGCCCTATACCAACCAGGATTATCAACACTCCTACTGCCCATTGAGTTGGTTGACCTAGTGCTCGCTGCGATGCTAGTATTAATAGCCAGGACTAGGGTGAGGGTTGGTGGCTATGGGGGTTGATTACGACGTGGTCATAGTGGGCTCCGGCGTTGTTGGTTTATTCATAGCCTACGAGCTCGCCCATTACGAAACTAAGGTACTGGTTATTGATAGGAATGAGGAGCCTGGTTTCGGGGTCTCTAGGGGGCATGCTGGTGTTATTCATGTGGTTCAACCACCCTTCAACTCCCTAAGGAGTAGGTTGGCCATTGAGGGTAATAGGGCTTATGATGGTATTGCCAGGAGGCTCCATGTGCACCTCGAGAGGTTAAGCACGTTGTTAGTTGCCAAGTCTCCTGTGGAGGTTCTGGCCATACCCATTATTTACCTAGTGTTAAGGAGGGTTTATGGTAAGTATGGATTCAGGGTTAGCATGGTGAGTTGGCGGGGGTTAAGGAGACTTGAGCCTAATGTTAAGGGTTATGGCGCGGTTAAGGTTGATGGTTACGGTGTCATTAATTCCTTCGAACTGGTCTATCAACTATTCAATTTCTGTAGGGTTAATGGTGTGAATTTCATGCTCGGTACCGCGGTACTCGGTATCAGGGTTTCTGGGGATTCCATAGTCGTGTCTACGAGTAAAGGTGAGGTGAGTACCAGGTACTTAGTTAATGCGGCGGGGCTTTACTCGGCGGACATTGCTAGGATGGTTGGTGATGAGTTTAGGATGGAGTTTGGTAAAGGTGCCATGTTGGTCTTTGCTGGCAGACTTACTAATAATATAGTTGCACCATTACAATTGATACCCAATCCAAAAACCAAGGGTGGTGCCATAATACCAACAGCGTTTGGCAACACCATATGGGGACCAAGCCTTTCATACTCCACTAGGGAGGATAGGTCGGTTAATGAGGATGACGTCAAGACCCTATACTCAAAATTTGGAACTTTACTTAGGTCCCTGAGCACACCAATAAAGGCCTATGCTGGGGTTAGGCCCATACCAGAGGGTGATGACTTCATAATAACATATAGCAAAGTTAGTAGGAGGATAATTCACTTGGTTGGTATTGAGTCCCCTGGGCTCACAGCGGCGCCTGCAATTGCTAAGAAAGTCCTTTCTTTGCTTAGGGATGCTGGTTTCAATTTCAGAATAAAAGATACCAAGGAGGTCCCACCCCTACTGCTCACTAGGGAATTGATAGGTGAGGGTAAGGAGGTTGGTGGTGTTAATGGGGAGATTGTGTGCCCATGCATGGCCGTTAGTAGGGGCGATATTAAGAGGGCCATTGAGCGCGGAGCGAAAACACTTGATGGCGTCATGCAATTAACAGGACTGGGTATGGGCATGTGCCAAGGCCAATGCATTGGTAGGGCTATAAAAATTATTGCCGAGGAGCTAGGTGTGGATGCCACGCAATTAACGAAAAGTGGTGGTGATTCATGGTTAGTTACACGATAATTGGCGCCGGACTTGCAGGCCTGGTGCTGGCGAAGGAGTTGGTGAAGAGCGGCTTCGGTGTTAGGGTAATTGAGTATAGGGATTACCCTGGCGGTATACATACACTCAATGAGGAAATCCTGAGGGGTGTTATGAAGGATGTTGGGGACGTTGAAATTAATTATGAATCCACGGCCGTATTAATTAATGATAAGCCCGTTATAGTGTCTAGGAAGGGTGTTGAGGAGTTGGGCGGTAATACCATAGTGGCCACGGGGTTTAGGGTTATGACACCAGTCGAGCTTGGTATTTATGGTGATAGGCCAGCTGGTGTGTACGCATTCCATGCAGTTATTGACTTACTTAGGAGTGATTTACTACCTGGTCGTAATGTGGTGGTTTACGGTGATAATGTCTACGCATGGCTCTTAACCAAGGAACTAATCAATAAGGGGGTTAATGCATTGATGGTGTCACCCAGCGGGTTAATGGGGGTTTCTAGCGAGGCCGTTAGGGTTGGGCGTATTAAGTATGTGAGGGGTTCATCAAGGGTTGAGAAAATACTCATTGACAATGAATGGGTCAATGCTGACACGCTGGTCATAGGGATGTTTAGGCCGTACAATCCAATACCCAGATACCCAGCGGTGG
This window harbors:
- a CDS encoding alkaline phosphatase family protein, with the protein product MYGGYRGIIRALGITALILTIVIVGLTLYGEYQSSLLLASIPKCYTLPANELLTKTSIKHVIIIFLENHSFDNIFGVYPSNGSISNPLITRLSVPMNLLTMNGSYNFLKPVPIDVFTTRDPNEGYVPYHEDWDYGRMDGWSKGSGPQSLYYFTVDQVSPLWVLAEEYGIADNYFTPVLSESAPNHLYLYAAFSPVIDDYGPPPYIPIQESIFAELCEYHVSWGYYVNPKEPHELLSIKYFYGIKEYMDHVQSWGDFINEVMNGSLPAVAFVLPDPTTDMGPPASVLTGEEWLLYIINAVMNSPIWNSTVIFITWDEFGGYYDHVAPPIINGEPLGVRVPLIVISPFAKEDYVSHTLLTHASIIAFIDYNWGLPALNYYVASSNVPLDFFYFNYTRPPISLRGFPIPGSIYPPYNINVTVSNLVRLYPAEPQIPLDQLPYSRYGSSNITLLQLNSTVYVRHNWAYTPIIYTQGYLWLVMSLIMVLLVMASLYLNAPRDSQAGSLPIKALVVIVASITTSIIVGLVTLTVGFINYIGNVAESLPLILGYFIGLLVFSIVGLVLIRLGNAWAPLIISLLTPLILYVVFYEQAVVNYLMNDSFFLIYGVLSAAPLIITMYLLLRVYVIRGSWAVGLMYSIVSGLLSFLIIIVVAREYIALYQPGLSTLLLPIELVDLVLAAMLVLIARTRVRVGGYGG
- a CDS encoding NAD(P)/FAD-dependent oxidoreductase — encoded protein: MGVDYDVVIVGSGVVGLFIAYELAHYETKVLVIDRNEEPGFGVSRGHAGVIHVVQPPFNSLRSRLAIEGNRAYDGIARRLHVHLERLSTLLVAKSPVEVLAIPIIYLVLRRVYGKYGFRVSMVSWRGLRRLEPNVKGYGAVKVDGYGVINSFELVYQLFNFCRVNGVNFMLGTAVLGIRVSGDSIVVSTSKGEVSTRYLVNAAGLYSADIARMVGDEFRMEFGKGAMLVFAGRLTNNIVAPLQLIPNPKTKGGAIIPTAFGNTIWGPSLSYSTREDRSVNEDDVKTLYSKFGTLLRSLSTPIKAYAGVRPIPEGDDFIITYSKVSRRIIHLVGIESPGLTAAPAIAKKVLSLLRDAGFNFRIKDTKEVPPLLLTRELIGEGKEVGGVNGEIVCPCMAVSRGDIKRAIERGAKTLDGVMQLTGLGMGMCQGQCIGRAIKIIAEELGVDATQLTKSGGDSWLVTR
- a CDS encoding NAD(P)-binding protein, with product MVSYTIIGAGLAGLVLAKELVKSGFGVRVIEYRDYPGGIHTLNEEILRGVMKDVGDVEINYESTAVLINDKPVIVSRKGVEELGGNTIVATGFRVMTPVELGIYGDRPAGVYAFHAVIDLLRSDLLPGRNVVVYGDNVYAWLLTKELINKGVNALMVSPSGLMGVSSEAVRVGRIKYVRGSSRVEKILIDNEWVNADTLVIGMFRPYNPIPRYPAVGQAVLDVYDPNIVMESARIMARELLSMDNDYITITSELPVFPGPRVHRSVRRVIVNYRGKLLINDREVMVNGPTVIELPDVESVRIRRWS